DNA from Rubripirellula lacrimiformis:
GCCGCGACTCTGTTGACGCCGTTTTCGATGTTGATCTGCAGTTTGCCTCTGTTTTTGTGTCTGCCACTGCTCGGTGGGGTATCGCCCCAGCAGGTGATCAGCGTTTTTGCGGTCACGGCTGCCAGTATTTTGTTGGCCGGATGTGTCGGCACGGTGGTTGGGATGTGGCGGGAGAAAACGTTCCAGGCGATCGCATTGACCGTGCTGGGACTGCTGATGTACGTCGGATTGGGCGAAATCGTTTCCGAGTCGCTACCGCGATTGGCCGAGTCGGCAAAGCTAGCGATCAGCCCGCCGCGAGCGCTCGCCGCGGCCGCATCCCCGATGTCCAGCCTGTCCAGCGAAACCGCTTTCGGAATCCTTGGGTTCGTCGTCGTCGCCTGCACGTTGTCATTGATTGTGCTGACGATCGGCGTGATCAAGGTTCGAGTCTGGAATCCGTCCCGCGAAGTCCGAATGCGGGCTCCGGAACCGGAGTCGTCGGCCGAAGCAATGTCGCAGTCCGTCGACGCGGTCGGCACCGCCGATGCGACCCCCACCAGTTGGAAGGTCCGTGCGCCTCGCCCGGTCTGGGACAACCCGATCCTGTGGCGAGAAGTTCGCACCTGGGCCTACGGACGAAAGGTCCTGGTGATCCGCATCGCGTTTGTGCTGCTGTTCCTGCTAACCGCGGCGGTTCTGCATCTGCAGATCGAAAGCGGTGTGGCGATGGAGATGGGCGGACGTATCGGTCGCGCGCTGCCATCGGTCACCCTGCCACTGGTCGCGTTGGGAGTCATCAGTTTGGTGTTGGTCAACGCGTTGGCAGTCACATCGGTCACGGGCGAACGCGATGGGCTAGCCCTCGACCTGTTGTTGGTGACGGATCTTAGCCCCGGTGAATTCGTGTTCGGGAAACTGTTGGGCGTCATGTACGTCGCCAAAGAAATGATCCTGCTGCCGATCGCGCTGGTGATCTACTTGGCCGTCAACGGCGTCGTAACATACGAAAACATGGTGTATCTGATCTTGGGCGCGGTCGTTCTGTATGTATTCGTGGCCATGCTGGGGATTCATTCGGGCCTGAATTATGTGGCCGGTCGCAGCGCCACTCTGGCCAGTCTGGGGACCGTGTTCTTTCTTTGCGTCGGGATCGCTGTATGCATGACGATCATGGTCAGTTTCCGGGGCGCGTTCCAGCTGCAACTGGCACCATTCTTGGTCATGATCTTGGGTGGCGGTGCGGCGTTGTTCGCTTCGTTGGGGTGGCGTAACCCGTCGTCGGCCATCTTCATGGCATCCTTCGGTTTGCCCTTGGTGACGTTTTATGCGATCACTCAGTTCCTGTTGCAGACCGACCACCTGTACGTGTTCTTTGCAATGTTGGTCGGTTACTGCTTCACGACGGCGGCGATGATGATTCCGGCGCTTAGCGAATTCGATGTTTCGTTAGAACGGGATCGCGGCGCGGCCGGAGATTCAGCTTGAACGCGATCGTTACGGTTTGGCCTTGGCTAGCCGCCATGGCGGTCTTGATTCTATTTAGCGCTCTGTTCAGTGGCAGCGAAGCGGCCCTGTTCTCGTTGACGCCACGCAATCGCAAAAGTTTGAACCGTACCGGCATTGGTGGCCGAATTGCCGCCGCTTTGTTGGAGGATCCCGAACGCTTGCTTTCTGCGGTGTTGTTCTGGAACCTGTTGATCAACATGACCTACTTTGCGATCGCAGCGATCGTCGGTGGCAAGTTGGAACACGATCCCGAGGGTGGCAATTCGGTCGCGATCGCGTTCACGATCGCCGCCTTGATGACGATCATCTTTTTCAGCGAAATGCTGCCGAAGAGCTTGGCCGTGCTGGCTCCGCTTCGCATTTCAACCTGGATAGCGCCGCCGCTGTTGTTGGCTGTCCGAATCGTCAGCCCTGCCCTGCCCTTGGTCGCGGTCACCAACCAAGCCGCGAGTCGATTGATCTGGCCATCGTTCCAACCCGAGCCAGAGATCGACTTGACGGACATCGAACGAGCGATCGAATTGGGCACCGACGATGCGGCGCTCCTGCAACGCGAACGGATGGCTTTGCGAGGGTTGGTCGAAATCGCCGAAACCCGAGTGAACGAACTGATGCGTCCGCGTAGTCGTTTGTGGCTGTGCAATGATCTGCATGACCGCAACGCGATTGTCGACGGACCGTTCCGCAGCAGTTACCTGATGGTGATGGATGAAGCTCAGGAGATGATCGTTCAGGCGGTCGGTGTTCGCATGCTGCGGCCCAGTCATATGGACGATTTGGCGAGTGTCGCTGAACCGGTGATCTATGTTCCCTGGTCGGCTTACGTGTCCCAAGTGTTGGACCAGTTGAACGAAGAAGACCGCAGTGTGGCGGTGGTGGTCAATGAGTTTGGCGAATTGGTGGGGGCGGTTTCCATTGACGAAATCATGCACCGCGTTCTAGCCCCATCCCATGATGAAGATTTTTTGGGCGAAGCGTCGATCCAAGAAATTGAGACCGGTCGTTTTCGCGTTTGGGGGTCGGTCAGCGTTCGCTCGCTGGCCAAACGTTTGAACATCGACGTCGACGGGGAAGGCGTCACCACGGTCGCGGGTTTCATCGGGCGATTCAATGAGCGATTGCCCAGATTGGGTGACAACGCACCGATGGGCGCATTCCATTTGACGGTGATCGAACAAGAAGACGAAGGTGTGTGGATCGAAGCGTTGGCGCACGACTATCCAGGAAATCGCGAGGTGACGTCGTGATCTTGGCTTGCCTGCTGTTTCTGATCGGTTTGCTGCTGAGCGCCTTTTTCAGCGGAAGTGAAACCGGGCTGTACCGCGTTTCGCGGACTCGGTTGGTGTTGGACGGACTAAGCGGATCGCGAGCCGCCCAGGGGATCATTTGGTTGTTGAACCATCCCGCCATGTTTGTGGCGACGACGTTGGTGGGCAACAACCTGGCAAACTACTTAACTTCGCTAGCGATCGTGATGGGCGTCGCATCGATGTTCGGTGCCGGTTCGAACGCTGAATTGATCGGGCCGATGTTGATGACCCCGATCGTGTTTGTGTTTGGTGAACTGTTGCCAAAGTATCTGTTCTATCACGCTCCCTATCGTCTGATCACCGCGACGCGTCCGTTGTTGCTGGGGACGGCGGTGTTGTTTTCGCCCGTGTCAATTTTGCTAGGGTTGTTGGGGCGAGCGCTGCAGTCGATCACGGGGCAGACACCCTTCCGTCTGCGTTTGGCGATGGCGCGTGGCGAGCTGGATCAAATCCTTCGCGACGGTCACGAGGCCGGGATTTTGGCCGCCGGTCAACGGTCATTGGCCCAGCGATTGTTCGAGGTGGGAAACCAGAATGCTGTTTCGTTTGGTGTCCCAGTCGATCGCTTGGCGATCGTGCCGGCACCGGTCGATGTGGTCGAGGCTCGCTATCAAGCCCGCCGGCGAAATCATCCCATCGTGCTGGTCAAACACAGTACCCGCATCATTGGATTCCTGTGGTATGCGGATCTATGCGTGCGACAGCCACAGCTTGATCTGGGGCCGGTGATCCGCGGCAAAGTCAGCGATCGCCATCTGAAGATATTGCTGCGTCTATACGATGCGGGCAGCGATGTGGCGGTGTTGTACGACGACCAGAACGAAGTGCGTGCGGTTGTCACGCGTCGGCAATTGCTGCAGCCGCTGATCAAATGACCGAGGCATCGTTTTCTCTGTCTGATCTTTTGCGGGCAGGATACTGCTAGGACCGCGTCCTAGGCAATTAGCCGTCGGACCCAAGCTTGGCGTATCCCAAGCTGGTCATCACTTGCAGCATCTCGTCACACGTCAAATAGCGACGATGGTGTTCGACTTTGTACTGATCGATTGCCAAAGCCAATTCGCGGCCCTGTTCCGATAGTCCAAGGTGCGCACTGCCGAATTGACGACGCTCGCTGCGAGCGGAAACGTTGGAACTCGAAGATCGGCGATCAACGAAGCCGTCTGTTGATTCAGCGTTTGATTCGTGGCTTGGGGCGCCGACCACAAATGGAAACGATGATTCAGCATCCCTGCTGGAAAGGTTTTGTAGTGACATAAATTAGCTCGGCGCAAAGAAATAGCGTCAGTTTCAACCCGTGCATAGACTTTCACTCAAAACACTACGTCACAAATCCGGATCGGAACGAGCAATTTCATAACCTTCACCGGTTTCACACGCCCAGATACTGGTTGACGGTTCCGTTTATTCCCATCAAATACGACGTTGCGGGGCTCGCAGGATTCCCGTGAAATCTTTCTGGCCGACCAGCGATTTTCCGTTCGGCTGCGGCGGACCCAGACGCCTTGGCTGCCTCTGAATTGGCGGCCATCAGGGATGCCAATCCTTCCAATCGATATCAGACGGATATTCGTTGTCTTCTGACCGGCTGCGCATCGATCGGATTCAGCGGCGGCAGTGTGTCGTGTGTGTCTGCCGATGACTTGGCGGTCGCGTCAACTTGTTGGCGGAAGGCTTGACGCAGCGCATCCCCCTTCCAGTACGCCGCTTTGTTCGCAGATCCATAGATCGATTGGTGCAGCGATGCGACCGCGTTCGCCAGATCCTTGGGTGCACGGAAATGGGGCGGCTGTGTGTTTTGCCACGCCATCCAGGCGACCTCGGCCGCAGCAGCGTCGTTGCGTTTGCAGGCGCCGACCAGATTGCGGGCGGTCACTCGCGACGGTGGATTGCATCGTTTCCAAAACGCACGCAGGAAACTTTCAATGCGGCGGAATTGCCAACCGGCCAAGGCGGCGATCCCTACAGCGATGATCCACCCATACGACCAGTGAACCGTTCGTTGTGCAGGTTGGTCGGGGTTTGAGACCGGAGTCGTTGGGGTGACTTCAAGGGTGACCGCAGGCAGCGTTTGCGAGCCAAATTCTTCGGTGGTGGGATTCCACCATATGAATTTCATTTTTGGAATCGAAAGCGTTCCGCTGTCCTGGATCATGTACGTGATCGTGTCTCGACGGGTTCCGGTAAATAGGCCGCGTTCGGTCTGGTCGTCGACCACCGGCGGATCGGTGTAGACACGGATTCCCTCCGATGCACTCTTCGACGCGGGGGCGAACGCCATCCCGGATATCTGGTCGGCCGTTTGCGTGATGGTCCGATGAAAGACGTCCCCTGGATGGACCGGAGGCGGCTTCGGAAGATCGGCGGAAGATCGATTGGGTTGGGGGTCCCAAGATTCCGTCACCGTCATTTTCGCGGTCGTTACCAGGAAGACGGATTCATCGTGGCCGGGTGGTCGTTTGATATTGAACTCGGTCGCGGGGGTCTGTTCGACATGGTCGACTTCCGGACCTGTGAACCCATCCCGATTGGTGAATCGAACTTCGAAGCTGGGGATTGAAACCTTTCCATCGGCCTGTGCGAACAATGCGAACTGATGGGTTTGAACGAACCATGATTCATCTCCGATGTCTTCGGATGAAACCACCGGCGATCCAATCTTGATCAGCAATGCGCGGGGGATGCGAGGGATCGAAAAACTAGCCGAGTTGGCAAAGGGGCCTTTGCCGCGCAGCTTGACGAAAAACGGGATCCGTTGGCCGACCCATGCTTCGGTCTCCGGTGCATCGACGACTACTCGGTCGACGTCCGCAGCAGTAGCGACCCCAATGGGGGTTCCGGTGACAAGTCCGGTGGTCAGTGCGGTCAAAATTAGGATGGTCCGTGACCGCGATGCGATGCGGTGAATTTGGGTCCGTGGCGTATTCACTGGTCAGCACCCTCGCCTTTTTGAGCTTGCTGATACGCAAATTTGGATCGCAGGAAATCGGCGGGATTGGTTTGGACCTGACGCAACCAGACCGCTTGCACCGATGCATCCGTGCTGGCTTGGTCGCCATTCACATTGGTGTCCTGGCCCTGCTTGGATTTGTCTTTGTCAAAGACGATCTTGTCAGCTCCCAGGGTTTGTTCACCCATGTCACCACCTTTGCCGTCGATCAGTTTAGATCGTGCTTCGGCGAGGTCGCGATTGTCGATTGCCTCCTGCCAATCCGGCCGAAGTTTCAGCGCATGTTGGTAGCTTGCGATCGCTTTGTCGTATTTGCCCAGCATCAGCCAGGAATTGCCGAGGTTGTATAGCGAATCGGGTGACGAACTTCTCGCGAACGCCTGGGTCGCCTTGTCGAATTCGCCGGCACGATACCAGGCAACTCCCTGACGCATCGGATCGTCAAAGACCTTGGCGGCCTCGGCAAATTTTTCCGCTCGCATCAATCGCTCGCCTTGTTGGTTGGGTGTCGACCATAAACCAACCCACGTCAACGCAATGATCATCATGCTAATTCGGATCATGGAGCACTCCCGGCCGGTACATTCGATTCGTCGGTTGTCGTCACTTTTCGCCGAAATGAAATCGCCACGATTGCGGCGATCAACGGTGTCAGCCAATAACCGGATTCTTGCCAACGGACGCTTTCGCCGGCGATCCCTGCGGCCCCCCAGGTCTGTGTGAATTCAATCATCTGTTGGATGTCGGTGTCGTCGACCGTCCACGGTTGGACGGTACCGCCAACGGCTTTGGCGACCGCAGCGATCAATTTCGTTTCGGGCGATTCTTCCAAGCCCAGTGCAAGAAACTGGATCGGCGGGGATCCGACTTTTCGATAAGCCGCGGTGACCTGTTTCGGATCGATTTGCACCGTGTCGGCGACGACCAGGATGGACCCGCCGGATGATTGCTGTTGCAACAAATCGCCGGCTGCGGCAATGGCCAGGTCCAGTCGGTCGCCAGCGACGGGCATCACCTGAGGGCTGATTTCGGCGGCCATCTGTGCGACCACCGCGGTGTCATGGGTGGGCGGCAAAACCAAGTGAGCCGAACCGGCGTACGCGTACAGCCCCAGCGGATCAGCCTTTCGGGCCTGAGCCAAATCGCTGATCTTTCGCTGTGCTCGTTGCAGCGCGGTGGATGACAGGTCGGATTGTTGCATGCTGTCATCTGCCTTCAAGACAATGACAATCGGCTGGGCATCTTTCGCAAACGGGTTGGGTTCTAGCATCCAACTGGGGCCTGCGATCGCAATCACCGCTAGGATCCAGCCAGCCAGGGTCGCGTAGGGTGTTAGGTCGCGGCTGGTATGTTGGCGGACGATTAGGGCTTCCAGTAGGTCGCCGTCGATCTGCTGGCGCCACCCCCGCAGCGGATCAGAGAGTCGCTGCCAAGCCCACCACAACAGAATCGCAAGCGGAGCCATCAGCAGCCACAGTGGGCGGATGAAATGGAATTCGCTGAGAGCATCGATCACGAATCCACCCCCAATTTTCCGGTGACCGGATCGACGTAGACGGTGGCGCTGCTGCGACCCGGTGGCATCGGTTTCGGTCGCCGGCAGGTTGCAATCAGTTTGCTAATCAACGAAAGAGCCAGTGCCAGCGATAACGGCAAGTAGTAGATGTCTTTGCGAGGGCGGAGGCTGATCGTTTTGATTTGACGAGTTTCGATCTCGTCTAGCTGGTCGTAGATTTTGATCAGGTTCGAACGGTCGGCGGCAAAAAAGTAGGATCCACCTGCCGCGCTGGCGACGTCGCGTAGCGTTTGTTCGTCTAGTTTGTCTTCGCCAACCGTGGTCGCATCCCCGATCGCAATGGTATGGATGTGGATATCGCGTTGGGCGGCGACGCGAGCCGCTTCGATCGGTGGGGCTTTGCTTTTCGTGTCGTTGCCATCGGTCAGTGCGATGATGGTCTTGGCCGGCGCGTCGCTGCTATCGAATAAGTTGACGCCCAGTCCGATGGCATCGCCGATCGCTGTGCGTGGTCCCGCCATGCCGACCTCGCATTCGTCCAGCAATTGGCGACAGAGTTGCAAGTCAGTCGAAAAGGGTGCCTGCAGATAGGCGGCGTCTCCGAACACGACCAGCCCGACGCGGTCGCCTTCACGCTTCACCAAGAATTCCCCGAGCACCTGTTTGACGGCCGTCAATCGATCGACCTTTTTCCCCGTGTTGTCGGTAAAGTCCTGTTGCTGCATCGATCCCGATAAATCGACCAATAGCAGCATGTCACGCGTTGGTAAAGTTTTGGAGATGGGTGGTTCGATCCATTGCGGCCGCGCGAGCGACACCAGAACCAAAACCCACAACGTTCCAGGTAGGATTCCCCATCCGGTGGACCGGGACGCGCCGTCGGGGCTTCCGCTGGTGGCGATCGCTTCGGCTAATCTTTCACCGAATGGGACCTGAACGGAAACCTGTTTGCGATGCCGCGGCGGCAACACCGCGCGCAGTATCCACGGCAACGGCAGGAGTACAAAAATCCATACGTAGTGAAACGTCAGCATCCGTCATCCCTCCTTGTCGGCGATGCCGGATGGTTGTGGCAACCGGTGGTGCGCAATCCAGTCCGCTGCGTACCGCCTAAGCGGTTCGATGTCCTCGGTTTGGCCCGTTGGTCGATAGATAGCACCGATCAGCTGTTCGCGGATCGATGGTGTTAACTCCGCAGGCGACGTGGCGGCCAGCCATTGCGACCAACTTGTGTCGTGAAGTTCTGCGACCACCCTGCGTGGGGCGATCGCTAGCGCGGTCCGTCGCAGGATTTCGGAAATGTCGGCTATCGTTTGGGCACTTTCCAGTTCCTGCTTGGCAGCACGTCGATACGCATTGGCCTGCCACGCAACCCAGGATCGGTAGGTGGCTGCCATCACTGCGACAAGGATGACCGCAAACACCAAGTACCATCCGGGTGCCGGAGGCCACCAACTGGCGTCGGGCGGAACAACGATATCGTGCAACCGATCTAGGTTGGTGGCATTGTCCATCGTTACCCTGGCCGGTGGCCTAGCAAGTTACGTATTTGTTCAGCGGCCGGCAGGTGCGTTGATAGTGGCAGCACTGGGACACGCAGCGATTGGAAGATCGTTTTCCAGTGGTCCAAGCGGCGTTGAAATGTGTCTTCGAAGTGTTGGGGGAATCCGCCCGATTCCGGGATGTGCCACGTTCGCCCACGGTCGCTGGCAACCATGCCAGGGGAACCCGACAGTGAGTATCCCAGTGGATCGTAGACCGCGATGATCAGGACGTCGTTGTGAGCGGACAGGTTGGTTGCCAATTTTTGAGTCTGCGAATCCGCACCATCCAGGTCGCTGATCACGACGACCAAGTGGTCGTGTTTGGCAATCCGGACGACGTGTTCCAGGACGTCGTTGAGCCCCACTTTGGTCGGCGGTTGATCGGTGTCTGGTGACGGGGCTGTGTTCGATGTCCGGGCTGTGTCGGGTGACGGCAGGACGGCGGATGCTTGGCTGGTGCGGGAACGTTGGTTGGCGCCGGCGGTTGGAACACGGGTGATTGGAACACGGGTGATTGGAACACGGGTGATTGGAACATCGGCGAGTTGATGATTCAGTTGAACGGTCTGGTGCAACAATCTCAGTACACCGCTTCGTCCGCGTTGGGGGCGGACCTCGGTGATACCGGATTCGTTGAACACCAATCCGCCGACGCGGTCGCCGCCGTCTTGGGCACGCCACGCGCTGAGGGCGGCAACCTCTGCGGCGGCTACTGACTTCATCACACGCTGGCTGCCGAAGAACATCGGCGTTCTTTGATCGACAACCATCAGCACCGGTCGTTCGCGTTCCCCGCTGTAGACACGAACGTGTGGCTTGCGCAGTCGGGCGGTCGCTTTCCAGTCCATCGTGCGGATGTCGTCACCCGGATGGTATTGCCGCAGTTCCTCGAACGCCAAGCCGCGGCCGCGCAGCCGGGACGTATGACGCCCAGCCAATAGCGAATGGACCGGTTGCCGTGGCAGAAACGAAAACCCGCGCGCATCGCCTTTAGAAGCAGCAGTTCGTCAAAGCTAATCGTGACACGCGCTTTCATCGGGCACCTTTAAACGGGAACCACGTTCTGCAGCAGTTCGTCGATCACGTCGGACCGCGTCACGCCTGCGGCTTCCGCTTCGTAGGTGAGGTGCACCCGGTGCGCCAAGCAGGCGGGGGCGACGGCGCGGATGTTGTCAGGCGAAACAAAGTCCTGGCCAGCCAACCAAGCGTGGGCACGCGCGGCGGCATCCAGTGCCAATGTGCCGCGTGGGCTGGATCCCAGTCGAATCCACTTGGGCAAATTGCCTTCGTACTGCTGGGGATTTCGAGTGGCCAGCACCAGGTCGACCATGTACCGTTCGGCCGCCTCGGCGACATGGATCGCATGGACTTCTTGGCGAGCTTGGAAAATCACTTCCTGAGACGTTTGCGCGACCGCGTCGGAATGCTGTCCTGATTTTTCGCCACGGACAAGTCGCAGAATCGCAGCCTCGTGATCGGCCGCCGGATAGTCGACGCGAACATACAGCAGGAATCGGTCCATCTGGGCTTCGGGAAGCGGGTACGTTCCCTCTTGCTCGATGGGGTTCTGTGTGGCCAACACCAAGAACAATTCGGGCAACTTGTGAGTCTGTGACGCGACGGTCACCTGACGTTCCTCCATCGCCTCTAGCAGAGCCGCCTGGACCTTCGCCGGCGCCCGGTTGATTTCATCGGCCAAAATCAAGTTGCCGAAGATCGGGCCCTGCTGAAATTCGAAGGTGCCGTTTTGCTCGCGATAGATCTCGGACCCCGTCACGTCCGATGGCAACAGGTCGGGCGTGAATTGGATCCGGCCGAAGTCGCTTTCGACCAAATTCGACAACGTCTTCACGCTGCGAGTTTTCGCCGTTCCGGGAAGCCCTTCCATCAACACGTGACCATCGGCCAACAATGCAATCAGAATCCGCTCGACGACGTCTTGCTGGCCAATGACGGCGGCATTCATC
Protein-coding regions in this window:
- a CDS encoding ABC-2 transporter permease, with amino-acid sequence MLGPIFSREATVIPKRPKTYLVRAVYVLSLFLLLCTGYLVLDGSRSLSGSGDAARFGGWMFTLLAPLQLLVLASIAAVGAASSVAQEKDRRTLILLLLTRLSGFEVVAGKLAATLLTPFSMLICSLPLFLCLPLLGGVSPQQVISVFAVTAASILLAGCVGTVVGMWREKTFQAIALTVLGLLMYVGLGEIVSESLPRLAESAKLAISPPRALAAAASPMSSLSSETAFGILGFVVVACTLSLIVLTIGVIKVRVWNPSREVRMRAPEPESSAEAMSQSVDAVGTADATPTSWKVRAPRPVWDNPILWREVRTWAYGRKVLVIRIAFVLLFLLTAAVLHLQIESGVAMEMGGRIGRALPSVTLPLVALGVISLVLVNALAVTSVTGERDGLALDLLLVTDLSPGEFVFGKLLGVMYVAKEMILLPIALVIYLAVNGVVTYENMVYLILGAVVLYVFVAMLGIHSGLNYVAGRSATLASLGTVFFLCVGIAVCMTIMVSFRGAFQLQLAPFLVMILGGGAALFASLGWRNPSSAIFMASFGLPLVTFYAITQFLLQTDHLYVFFAMLVGYCFTTAAMMIPALSEFDVSLERDRGAAGDSA
- a CDS encoding DUF58 domain-containing protein — its product is MAGRHTSRLRGRGLAFEELRQYHPGDDIRTMDWKATARLRKPHVRVYSGERERPVLMVVDQRTPMFFGSQRVMKSVAAAEVAALSAWRAQDGGDRVGGLVFNESGITEVRPQRGRSGVLRLLHQTVQLNHQLADVPITRVPITRVPITRVPTAGANQRSRTSQASAVLPSPDTARTSNTAPSPDTDQPPTKVGLNDVLEHVVRIAKHDHLVVVISDLDGADSQTQKLATNLSAHNDVLIIAVYDPLGYSLSGSPGMVASDRGRTWHIPESGGFPQHFEDTFQRRLDHWKTIFQSLRVPVLPLSTHLPAAEQIRNLLGHRPG
- a CDS encoding vWA domain-containing protein codes for the protein MIDALSEFHFIRPLWLLMAPLAILLWWAWQRLSDPLRGWRQQIDGDLLEALIVRQHTSRDLTPYATLAGWILAVIAIAGPSWMLEPNPFAKDAQPIVIVLKADDSMQQSDLSSTALQRAQRKISDLAQARKADPLGLYAYAGSAHLVLPPTHDTAVVAQMAAEISPQVMPVAGDRLDLAIAAAGDLLQQQSSGGSILVVADTVQIDPKQVTAAYRKVGSPPIQFLALGLEESPETKLIAAVAKAVGGTVQPWTVDDTDIQQMIEFTQTWGAAGIAGESVRWQESGYWLTPLIAAIVAISFRRKVTTTDESNVPAGSAP
- a CDS encoding DUF4381 domain-containing protein — translated: MDNATNLDRLHDIVVPPDASWWPPAPGWYLVFAVILVAVMAATYRSWVAWQANAYRRAAKQELESAQTIADISEILRRTALAIAPRRVVAELHDTSWSQWLAATSPAELTPSIREQLIGAIYRPTGQTEDIEPLRRYAADWIAHHRLPQPSGIADKEG
- a CDS encoding CNNM domain-containing protein, coding for MNAIVTVWPWLAAMAVLILFSALFSGSEAALFSLTPRNRKSLNRTGIGGRIAAALLEDPERLLSAVLFWNLLINMTYFAIAAIVGGKLEHDPEGGNSVAIAFTIAALMTIIFFSEMLPKSLAVLAPLRISTWIAPPLLLAVRIVSPALPLVAVTNQAASRLIWPSFQPEPEIDLTDIERAIELGTDDAALLQRERMALRGLVEIAETRVNELMRPRSRLWLCNDLHDRNAIVDGPFRSSYLMVMDEAQEMIVQAVGVRMLRPSHMDDLASVAEPVIYVPWSAYVSQVLDQLNEEDRSVAVVVNEFGELVGAVSIDEIMHRVLAPSHDEDFLGEASIQEIETGRFRVWGSVSVRSLAKRLNIDVDGEGVTTVAGFIGRFNERLPRLGDNAPMGAFHLTVIEQEDEGVWIEALAHDYPGNREVTS
- a CDS encoding CNNM domain-containing protein, coding for MILACLLFLIGLLLSAFFSGSETGLYRVSRTRLVLDGLSGSRAAQGIIWLLNHPAMFVATTLVGNNLANYLTSLAIVMGVASMFGAGSNAELIGPMLMTPIVFVFGELLPKYLFYHAPYRLITATRPLLLGTAVLFSPVSILLGLLGRALQSITGQTPFRLRLAMARGELDQILRDGHEAGILAAGQRSLAQRLFEVGNQNAVSFGVPVDRLAIVPAPVDVVEARYQARRRNHPIVLVKHSTRIIGFLWYADLCVRQPQLDLGPVIRGKVSDRHLKILLRLYDAGSDVAVLYDDQNEVRAVVTRRQLLQPLIK
- a CDS encoding tetratricopeptide repeat protein; translation: MIRISMMIIALTWVGLWSTPNQQGERLMRAEKFAEAAKVFDDPMRQGVAWYRAGEFDKATQAFARSSSPDSLYNLGNSWLMLGKYDKAIASYQHALKLRPDWQEAIDNRDLAEARSKLIDGKGGDMGEQTLGADKIVFDKDKSKQGQDTNVNGDQASTDASVQAVWLRQVQTNPADFLRSKFAYQQAQKGEGADQ
- a CDS encoding AAA family ATPase, coding for MDLRESIRKISDAMNAAVIGQQDVVERILIALLADGHVLMEGLPGTAKTRSVKTLSNLVESDFGRIQFTPDLLPSDVTGSEIYREQNGTFEFQQGPIFGNLILADEINRAPAKVQAALLEAMEERQVTVASQTHKLPELFLVLATQNPIEQEGTYPLPEAQMDRFLLYVRVDYPAADHEAAILRLVRGEKSGQHSDAVAQTSQEVIFQARQEVHAIHVAEAAERYMVDLVLATRNPQQYEGNLPKWIRLGSSPRGTLALDAAARAHAWLAGQDFVSPDNIRAVAPACLAHRVHLTYEAEAAGVTRSDVIDELLQNVVPV
- a CDS encoding VWA domain-containing protein, with the protein product MPWILRAVLPPRHRKQVSVQVPFGERLAEAIATSGSPDGASRSTGWGILPGTLWVLVLVSLARPQWIEPPISKTLPTRDMLLLVDLSGSMQQQDFTDNTGKKVDRLTAVKQVLGEFLVKREGDRVGLVVFGDAAYLQAPFSTDLQLCRQLLDECEVGMAGPRTAIGDAIGLGVNLFDSSDAPAKTIIALTDGNDTKSKAPPIEAARVAAQRDIHIHTIAIGDATTVGEDKLDEQTLRDVASAAGGSYFFAADRSNLIKIYDQLDEIETRQIKTISLRPRKDIYYLPLSLALALSLISKLIATCRRPKPMPPGRSSATVYVDPVTGKLGVDS
- a CDS encoding BatD family protein, which produces MNTPRTQIHRIASRSRTILILTALTTGLVTGTPIGVATAADVDRVVVDAPETEAWVGQRIPFFVKLRGKGPFANSASFSIPRIPRALLIKIGSPVVSSEDIGDESWFVQTHQFALFAQADGKVSIPSFEVRFTNRDGFTGPEVDHVEQTPATEFNIKRPPGHDESVFLVTTAKMTVTESWDPQPNRSSADLPKPPPVHPGDVFHRTITQTADQISGMAFAPASKSASEGIRVYTDPPVVDDQTERGLFTGTRRDTITYMIQDSGTLSIPKMKFIWWNPTTEEFGSQTLPAVTLEVTPTTPVSNPDQPAQRTVHWSYGWIIAVGIAALAGWQFRRIESFLRAFWKRCNPPSRVTARNLVGACKRNDAAAAEVAWMAWQNTQPPHFRAPKDLANAVASLHQSIYGSANKAAYWKGDALRQAFRQQVDATAKSSADTHDTLPPLNPIDAQPVRRQRISV